A genomic window from Solanum dulcamara chromosome 11, daSolDulc1.2, whole genome shotgun sequence includes:
- the LOC129874743 gene encoding probable carboxylesterase 17 produces MVTAISYDPRQNVNVRKDHQQQDGIVVVEEIEGLIKVYNNGHIERPQIVPNVPPNNSLPHDVTAKDIIFHNPTNLWSRIYLPTNYTSKKLPLFVYFHGGGFSVGSAAWKCYHDFLSTLASKIGCVIMSVNYRLAPENRLPAAYDDGFHAITWLKNQAIANSKEQTWWSSKCNFSNMFISGDSAGANIAYHVVVRLNSSNNNLKPLCLKGLILIQPFFGGEYRTHSEKYSVQPPYSALNLSASDTYWRIALPVGSNRDHPWCNPKRNSNNIKLPSVLICISEMDILKDRNLEMCSVLRDAGIKVEKHVYKGVGHAFHILHNSPLSQPTTQDMMTHLKAFIYNQ; encoded by the coding sequence atggtgaCTGCCATTTCATACGATCCAAGACAAAATGTCAATGTAAGAAAAGACCATCAACAACAAGATGGAATAGTTGTGGTCGAAGAAATTGAAGGTCTTATAAAAGTTTACAACAATGGCCACATTGAAAGACCACAAATTGTCCCAAATGTCCCACCTAATAATTCCCTGCCTCATGATGTTACAGCCAAAGATATCATTTTTCACAATCCCACTAATTTATGGTCCAGAATTTACCTCCCTACCAATTATACTTCAAAGAAATTGcctttgtttgtttattttcaTGGTGGCGGTTTCTCCGTAGGCTCTGCTGCATGGAAATGTTACCATGATTTCTTATCAACTCTTGCTTCGAAAATTGGATGTGTAATTATGTCAGTCAATTATCGATTAGCACCTGAAAATCGTCTTCCTGCTGCTTACGACGATGGATTCCACGCTATAACGTGGCTAAAAAATCAAGCCATAGCTAATTCCAAGGAACAAACTTGGTGGTCTAGTAAATGCAATTTTTCAAATATGTTCATTAGTGGTGACAGTGCTGGTGCAAATATTGCTTATCACGTAGTCGTTAGGCTCAATTCGTCTAATAATAATCTCAAGCCTTTATGTCTCAAAGGGCTTATTTTAATCCAACCATTTTTCGGAGGCGAATACCGGACTCATTCTGAAAAATATTCAGTTCAGCCTCCATACTCTGCTTTGAATTTATCTGCTTCCGATACTTATTGGCGAATCGCGTTGCCAGTGGGCTCGAATCGGGACCATCCGTGGTGTAACCCCAAAAGGAATAGTAATAATATAAAACTGCCGTCTGTGTTGATCTGTATATCGGAGATGGACATACTCAAAGATAGGAATTTGGAAATGTGTAGTGTACTGAGAGATGCTGGAATTAAAGTGGAAAAACATGTTTATAAAGGTGTGGGACATGCATTTCATATTCTGCATAATTCTCCACTCTCTCAACCAACAACTCAAGATATGATGACACATCTCAAGGCCTTTATCTATAATCAATAA